The DNA sequence GGAATACATAAAGCACAGTGGACAGCAGCACTCAGAATTACATTTATCAGCATGACGGGATTCCTTGTAATCCTTGAATGTTTAGGATTAACCTTAGTTAGCATTCAGCAATCTGAACCAATAAGATATCTCGGGATTCACGGTGTTCTCATTGTAAATTGTCTTTATAAataacagcacattttgcagCTGTCAATTTAAAGATTTCAAAGACATCGGTGTGCTtaccaagattttttttttaatgactgttATCTGTACTTCCAAGGACAAACAGCAGCCCTCCATACACCGAGGTGCAGGAGTCAGCGAGTAGGAATAAGGCCAAAAAGAGGAAGATAGCGGAGACTTCGAATGTCATCACAGAGACTCTGCCCTCCGTGGAGACCGAGCCAGTGGAAATCGAAGTGGAGTTTGCTGGCAGCACCATCGAACTGGAGGAAGGGGGCATAGAGGAAGTGGTGGACATGGGAAAAGGTGTCAAGGGTTCCCAGGCCTCCTCTGATGATTCTGCACTAGCCCTGCTGGCTGACATTACCAGCAAATACCAGCAAGGAGAGCAGACGCTCCATATAGTGAAAAAAGACGTCGAAGTCGTCGCACAAGAAGATGCACCTACCCCTAAATCTCTGGAGAACATAGAAGTGGTGGAAGTGCAGATCTCCCACCTCAACAACCTCTTCCGGTGCGACAAGTGCGACCGCTCCTTCAAGCTCTTCTACCACCTGAAGCAGCACATGAAGGTCCACTCGGACAAGCCTTTCGTGTGCCCGCACTGCAACAAGACCTACACCCGCGAAAGCGCCCTGAAGCAGCACCTTAACTGCAACCACTTCGAGGCCGAACAGTCCCGCCGCCAGCGGCCCCAGAAGAAGATGCACGTCTGCGAGTACTGCGAGAAGCAGTTCGACCACTTCGGCCATTTCAAGGAACATCTGAGGAAACACACAGGTGAGACCGGCTTCTCTTGCTGCTGGAGATGAGAGGAGTTCGCTGAAGAAAGTATAATTCAAGTCGCCTGGCTTTCAACAGTAGCAGTACATGCTTGAGCTTCAGTGCAAATGAACGTTTTCAGGGGGGCTTCGGAAtgtttttaatagtttttgcagagcagaaaaacaaagattttaaaatttgggTTTCGTTCACTGATGAAGTCTGAGCTGATATTTGAATTTGAACACcagattaaatcattttaagatTTATACTTTTGTTTGATGCAGTTATCTGAAGTCTCTGGCAGAGATAAAACCCTGTTAATGTTCTAGGTGTTTATATCAGGAGAATATGGAGTGTTCTAATTAGTTTCCTTCAAGTTGATTCATAGACGTGCTGCTGAAATTTGGAAGAGGATTTGTAGTTTGGAATTGTGTCCGGCTTAGTTGTCACTTATTGTGATAAGACTGCTGCATTTCATGGGCATGCCTCAAAGAATTTGTCTTCTTGATGGGCAAATGACAAAATGTTTCATGTTGTTCTTTTCTAGGTTGAACAGAGTACACCACTGACAATTATGCCATAACTGTGTTTTCTAGGTGAAAAACCATTTGAATGTCCAGACTGCCATGAACGTTTTGCCAGGAATAGTACATTAAAGTGCCATATGGCTGCCTGTCAAAATGGTGTTGGTGCAAAAAAAGGACGAAAGAAGCTCTACGAATGCCAGGTACTTATtgtcaaaaacatatttttttaaaacatttaagtcTGCAGCCACCAAACACTTGTGCACTTGCCCATAGCTGGATGGATGGTGCTAAGAGTTTTGGATACATGACACTGCATTCACtacattgcattttaaattccCTTGGTTTCTTTTCAGTGTTCATATGATGTAtgataaagtaaataaaatggaGCTATATTGGGAAGCGATAAGGTTGCCAATATGCCAGAAAAGGACTAAAATAAGTTGACATCTGAATAGGTTTGCTTCCTTTTAGTGTTTATTTCATTCTTCCTGATTACTTTCATTTTTGCTTCTCACTAGAAAACTATTAGCGTGTCACTGCTATGGATGTGAAACATCAGATTGTGTTGGTACCACTGTCTCTCCTTGTATGAGAGCAATACGTCTTTCGTGGATCGGCAGGCCACAGTAATTGGTGGCACTGTGGAGGATAAGATTATCTCTCTGTGATATAATGGAAACTCCAGTCTGGTatagtttctgtttcttttgtttcacattggttttcccttttgaatgaaacaaatataaaaagttaGTAATTTATTATGATATTTTGtgcacacatatactgtatatatttctaaaaagtagGCAAGACTTCATATAAAGTACTTCAATGTAAAAATATGGAAACTATAAtaatatgcatttaaaaactgcaatttacatgtatatattttaagcaCTTAATTGCTACAGGGCACATTACACAAAGACAAGGTacataaaataaactgaaataaagaTCAGAATATAGTATTGCTTAcagaattgttttaaaacttaattAATAATAGTTAAATCGGCTGATAGAGacttaaataaaatacacatattttgggaaaaaatgtttttaaaatgtatttgagaaCACAAGGTTATTGGCTTTGTTTTGAAATACTTGTatcatttcaaatatttaacaGTTTAATAAACAGCTGATGGCCCTGCTGTGAATTAAACTGTCACAGTAAAATCATTGGAAAATCTCATTCTCCTACTCAGTTAAACACATTTCTGCTGCACAAAGTTGTTGGAAGTGGTATTATAAACTGCAGAATATTGACAAGAAAATGTAGCTGTCGGTGGGAAGTATTTTTCCCCAGTGCCCTTATATTAATTGCTAACTGCCGTTTTGAGTTTCTTGTAATGGAGGTTTTGAAAAATGGCAAAGTAAATGTTTAATGCAATATTATTCTTCCTTAGAACTGTACTGCAGCTTTTCATAGGCTTTTGTAGAGCATATTTCCTGCAATGATTCCATTGTAAATCTTAGTCGGAGTAAATCTTGGTCTAACATGAAATCTAGGCAAgtaaacacagaacagaaggTTCTAGTTTGCCTCTTCTCCCAAGTTCATCCCCGTAAGGGAATTGCattgaaatacatttctgtTAGCAGCAGACAGCCAAGAAAACGTCCAACGTCATCCATCAACAGTAACGGTCTGGTCATCTCCTTCCAGCCTTACTCTCATGTCTCCTCTCTTCCAGGTGTGCAGCAGTGTGTTCAACAGCTGGGAGCAGTTCAAGGACCACCTGGTGATCCACACCGGGGAGAAGCCCAACCACTGCACGCTGTGTGACGTCTGGTTCACCCAGCCGAACGACATGCGCGTCCACCTGCGTGACTTCCACGCCATTCACGAGAAGGTGGTGACGGAGGTGGTGATCGCCGAGCCGGGGGCCTCCGAGgccctgctggaggaggtgcaGGTGGAGCCGGAGCAGATGGAGGCCGGCCACGTCGTGGAGGCAGTGCAGGTGGAGACCGTCGAGGGCGAGCAGGGGAAGGTCGAAGCAGGGGTCGACCTCCGGCACGGCGAAGAGGCTGAGGAAGTGACTGTAGCCCCCGAGGAGCCGCGGGGAAGCGAGCCAGACCCGGGACAGCAGCTGCAGTTCAAAGTGGAACAGATCTCTGGCAGTGCTGTACAGCACTACCTGGAACAGACTGTGCAGGACACAGAGGTCcctgaggagcaggagcaggtggAAATACACGTAGAAGAGACAGAGATTAGTGAAGTGCAAGCAGTAGAAGTATAAGAAAAGAACCATGTTAGCCCTTGGTATTTCTTTTTCGGGAAGGCAATAACAATCCACTGACTCCTTTCACCACAGTGAATATCGATAAACCATGAATTGCCTACTGAGAAAACTTGTTGGTTTAATAATTGACAgtttcaaatataaatataaataatatttaggaTATTTATTTTCAGACAGGATTTACTTGCTACTTAACGTACATCTTTGGAGGAGAAATTATctttgaatgtgtttttaagTTTAATAGCTTATCGACCACACCCCTTCACTTTTCCATCGTTTCCCACTGAATGAAGAAATGGTGTCATCTGCCTTTTTTAGGTCTTGGTACAGAGCAGAGAAGTGATTGCGCTTTGCCAGTAAGATGTTTGAAGGAATTTGATGTATCCTCCCAATGGGCCTCCCCGAAGAAACCATCAATTTTAATCTTACCGTGAAATTCTCTGTGAACTCTGAAAGTCTGATGTTGGTAATGTATGACAGATGAAGTTAATAAATGCTTTCtatgaaaaatatgtatatgtCAGCTAcatggtatgttttttttactcatttGTAAAGCTGTCTGttgcaattaaaaaca is a window from the Lepisosteus oculatus isolate fLepOcu1 chromosome 3, fLepOcu1.hap2, whole genome shotgun sequence genome containing:
- the znf131 gene encoding zinc finger protein 131 isoform X3, giving the protein MSEEEVVEYGSEFPDHYKVMLDRLNEQRQLDQFTDITLIVDGHQFRAHKAVLAACSQFFYKFFQDFKMEPLVEIEGVSNLAFRHLIEFTYTAKLAVNGHEEVNDVWKAAEYLQMQEAIKALNSRTNSSPPYTEVQESASRNKAKKRKIAETSNVITETLPSVETEPVEIEVEFAGSTIELEEGGIEEVVDMGKGVKGSQASSDDSALALLADITSKYQQGEQTLHIVKKDVEVVAQEDAPTPKSLENIEVVEVQISHLNNLFRCDKCDRSFKLFYHLKQHMKVHSDKPFVCPHCNKTYTRESALKQHLNCNHFEAEQSRRQRPQKKMHVCEYCEKQFDHFGHFKEHLRKHTGEKPFECPDCHERFARNSTLKCHMAACQNGVGAKKGRKKLYECQVCSSVFNSWEQFKDHLVIHTGEKPNHCTLCDVWFTQPNDMRVHLRDFHAIHEKVVTEVVIAEPGASEALLEEVQVEPEQMEAGHVVEAVQVLVQSREVIALCQ
- the znf131 gene encoding zinc finger protein 131 isoform X1, with product MSEEEVVEYGSEFPDHYKVMLDRLNEQRQLDQFTDITLIVDGHQFRAHKAVLAACSQFFYKFFQDFKMEPLVEIEGVSNLAFRHLIEFTYTAKLAVNGHEEVNDVWKAAEYLQMQEAIKALNSRTNSSPPYTEVQESASRNKAKKRKIAETSNVITETLPSVETEPVEIEVEFAGSTIELEEGGIEEVVDMGKGVKGSQASSDDSALALLADITSKYQQGEQTLHIVKKDVEVVAQEDAPTPKSLENIEVVEVQISHLNNLFRCDKCDRSFKLFYHLKQHMKVHSDKPFVCPHCNKTYTRESALKQHLNCNHFEAEQSRRQRPQKKMHVCEYCEKQFDHFGHFKEHLRKHTGEKPFECPDCHERFARNSTLKCHMAACQNGVGAKKGRKKLYECQVCSSVFNSWEQFKDHLVIHTGEKPNHCTLCDVWFTQPNDMRVHLRDFHAIHEKVVTEVVIAEPGASEALLEEVQVEPEQMEAGHVVEAVQVETVEGEQGKVEAGVDLRHGEEAEEVTVAPEEPRGSEPDPGQQLQFKVEQISGSAVQHYLEQTVQDTEVPEEQEQVEIHVEETEISEVQAVEV
- the znf131 gene encoding zinc finger protein 131 isoform X2, whose translation is MEPLVEIEGVSNLAFRHLIEFTYTAKLAVNGHEEVNDVWKAAEYLQMQEAIKALNSRTNSSPPYTEVQESASRNKAKKRKIAETSNVITETLPSVETEPVEIEVEFAGSTIELEEGGIEEVVDMGKGVKGSQASSDDSALALLADITSKYQQGEQTLHIVKKDVEVVAQEDAPTPKSLENIEVVEVQISHLNNLFRCDKCDRSFKLFYHLKQHMKVHSDKPFVCPHCNKTYTRESALKQHLNCNHFEAEQSRRQRPQKKMHVCEYCEKQFDHFGHFKEHLRKHTGEKPFECPDCHERFARNSTLKCHMAACQNGVGAKKGRKKLYECQVCSSVFNSWEQFKDHLVIHTGEKPNHCTLCDVWFTQPNDMRVHLRDFHAIHEKVVTEVVIAEPGASEALLEEVQVEPEQMEAGHVVEAVQVETVEGEQGKVEAGVDLRHGEEAEEVTVAPEEPRGSEPDPGQQLQFKVEQISGSAVQHYLEQTVQDTEVPEEQEQVEIHVEETEISEVQAVEV